The following proteins are encoded in a genomic region of Bosea beijingensis:
- a CDS encoding P-II family nitrogen regulator, translated as MKIVMAIIKPFKLEEVRDGLTAVGVHGLTVTEVKGYGRQKGHTEIYRGAEYAVSFLPKIKIEVAVSDELVDRVIETITAAARTGQIGDGKIFVSSIEKAVRIRTGETDADAL; from the coding sequence ATGAAAATCGTGATGGCGATCATCAAGCCGTTCAAGCTGGAGGAGGTGCGCGACGGGCTCACCGCCGTCGGTGTCCATGGCCTGACCGTGACCGAGGTGAAGGGCTATGGCCGGCAGAAGGGTCATACCGAAATCTATCGCGGCGCCGAATATGCCGTGAGCTTCCTGCCGAAGATCAAGATCGAGGTCGCTGTCTCCGACGAGCTCGTCGACCGGGTGATCGAGACGATCACGGCCGCTGCCCGCACCGGCCAGATCGGCGACGGCAAGATCTTCGTTTCCTCGATCGAGAAGGCCGTGCGCAT
- the tesB gene encoding acyl-CoA thioesterase II produces MSQISASLTAILDLEQLERNLFRGRSPKSSWPRVFGGQVIAQSLYAACKTVEGRQPHSLHAYFLLAGDPEVPIVYEVDRLRDGRSFTTRRVLAVQKGEAIFAMSASFHVEEPGYEHQMPMPKVPMPEELPDREEMVKLFTAPEHNPLQTFYQRKRPIEIRPVELDRYRGGGSLEPKFNVWIRAIEPLPDEPAFHRSVLAYASDLLLLDSSLIAHGATVFDQKIQAASLDHALWFHRPFRADDWLLYSQDSPSTSGARGFSRGLVFDRQGRLVASVAQEGLVRPRPDLG; encoded by the coding sequence ATGTCCCAGATCAGCGCCTCCCTGACGGCGATCCTCGACCTCGAGCAGCTTGAGCGCAACCTGTTCCGCGGTCGCAGCCCCAAATCGAGCTGGCCGCGCGTCTTCGGCGGTCAGGTCATCGCGCAGTCGCTCTATGCCGCCTGCAAGACGGTCGAAGGCCGGCAACCGCATTCGCTCCATGCCTATTTCCTGCTGGCGGGCGATCCCGAGGTGCCGATCGTCTACGAGGTCGACCGCCTGCGTGACGGCCGCTCCTTCACCACGCGCCGCGTGCTGGCCGTGCAGAAGGGCGAGGCGATCTTCGCCATGTCGGCCTCCTTCCATGTCGAGGAACCCGGCTACGAGCACCAGATGCCGATGCCGAAGGTGCCGATGCCGGAAGAGCTGCCGGATCGCGAGGAGATGGTGAAGCTCTTCACCGCGCCGGAGCACAACCCGCTCCAGACCTTCTATCAGCGCAAGCGGCCGATCGAGATTCGCCCGGTCGAGCTGGATCGCTATCGCGGCGGCGGCAGCCTGGAGCCGAAATTCAACGTCTGGATCCGCGCGATCGAACCTTTGCCGGACGAGCCGGCCTTTCACCGTAGCGTGCTCGCCTACGCATCCGACCTGCTGCTGCTCGATTCCAGCCTGATCGCCCATGGCGCGACCGTTTTCGACCAGAAGATCCAGGCCGCGAGCCTCGATCACGCCCTGTGGTTCCATCGCCCGTTCCGGGCCGACGACTGGCTGCTCTACTCGCAGGACAGCCCCTCGACCTCCGGGGCGCGCGGCTTCTCGCGCGGCCTCGTCTTCGATCGGCAGGGCCGCCTCGTCGCTTCTGTCGCCCAGGAAGGGCTCGTCCGGCCCCGGCCCGATCTCGGCTGA
- a CDS encoding ubiquinone biosynthesis hydroxylase has protein sequence MAIEQGSGAMRIVIAGGGIAGLALALALKQGLGESFSVILADPALAAAPRVDNRAYAVAAGGRAMLKTLGIWDAIAHTAQPMLEMIVSDSRTEDAVRPVFLTFDGEIEPGEPFAHMIENAALVAALKASCEKAGVELRSTGVQRFTADDAAVELVFSDGTRCAAVLLVAADGSRSKLREQAGIGWVGWDYGQSGIVATIGHERPHDGRAVEHFLPSGPFAILPLADGGTLGHRSSIVWTERAENVAPLLSLDAQDMLAEIERRFGLELGEIALESAVSAHPLGFGVARRFVGERLALLGDAAHLIHPIAGQGLNLGLKDVAALAEAVVDAARLGLDPGSADVLEDYEKARRFDTVAMGAVTDGLNRLFSNDATPLRLARDLGLGIVDRMPGLKRFFIREAAGVAGAPPRLLRGEAL, from the coding sequence ATGGCTATCGAACAAGGCAGCGGCGCCATGCGCATCGTCATCGCCGGCGGCGGCATCGCCGGGCTGGCATTGGCGCTCGCGCTGAAGCAGGGGCTGGGCGAGAGCTTCTCGGTCATCCTGGCCGATCCGGCTCTGGCGGCGGCGCCCCGCGTCGATAATCGGGCCTATGCGGTCGCGGCTGGCGGTCGGGCGATGCTGAAGACGCTGGGCATCTGGGATGCGATTGCGCATACCGCCCAGCCGATGCTGGAGATGATCGTCTCGGACAGCCGGACCGAAGATGCGGTCCGCCCGGTCTTCCTGACCTTCGACGGCGAGATCGAACCCGGCGAACCCTTCGCCCATATGATCGAGAACGCGGCGCTGGTCGCGGCGTTGAAGGCGTCCTGCGAGAAGGCGGGCGTTGAATTGCGCAGCACCGGCGTGCAGCGTTTCACGGCCGATGATGCCGCGGTCGAACTGGTTTTCAGTGACGGAACGCGCTGCGCGGCTGTTTTGCTGGTCGCGGCCGATGGCTCCCGCTCGAAACTGCGCGAGCAGGCAGGTATCGGCTGGGTCGGTTGGGATTACGGCCAGTCCGGTATCGTCGCGACGATCGGGCATGAGCGGCCGCATGACGGCCGAGCGGTCGAGCATTTCCTGCCGTCGGGGCCGTTCGCGATCCTGCCGCTGGCCGATGGCGGCACGCTCGGGCATCGCTCCTCGATCGTCTGGACGGAGCGGGCGGAGAATGTCGCGCCACTGCTCTCGCTCGACGCCCAGGACATGCTGGCCGAGATCGAGCGGCGCTTCGGGCTCGAACTCGGCGAGATCGCGCTGGAAAGCGCTGTCAGCGCACATCCGCTCGGCTTCGGTGTCGCGCGGCGCTTCGTCGGCGAGCGGCTGGCCCTGCTGGGCGATGCCGCACACCTGATACATCCGATCGCCGGGCAAGGCCTCAATCTCGGGCTGAAGGACGTTGCGGCGCTGGCCGAGGCGGTCGTCGATGCGGCGAGGCTCGGGCTCGATCCCGGCTCGGCCGATGTGCTGGAAGATTACGAGAAAGCGCGGCGCTTCGACACGGTGGCGATGGGTGCCGTGACCGACGGGCTGAATCGGCTGTTCTCGAACGATGCGACGCCGCTCAGGCTGGCGCGCGATCTCGGGCTCGGCATCGTCGACCGGATGCCGGGGCTGAAGCGCTTCTTCATCCGCGAGGCGGCAGGCGTCGCCGGCGCGCCGCCGCGGCTGCTGAGAGGCGAGGCGCTCTAG
- a CDS encoding Trm112 family protein produces the protein MTGEADTTTRIDPKLLEILVCPLTKATLEYDAAKQELISRPAKLAYPIRDGIPIMLPEEARQLED, from the coding sequence ATGACCGGCGAAGCCGACACGACCACCCGCATCGACCCCAAGCTGCTCGAAATCCTGGTCTGCCCGCTGACCAAGGCGACGCTGGAATATGACGCTGCGAAGCAGGAACTGATCAGCCGGCCGGCCAAGCTCGCCTACCCGATCCGCGACGGCATCCCGATCATGCTGCCGGAAGAGGCGCGGCAACTGGAAGATTGA